In Clostridium sp., one DNA window encodes the following:
- a CDS encoding DegV family protein has translation MTDASCDMPESYILKNNIPFLGLVCHFNGNEYEDDFGHSLSYKEFYTGLESGEMPYTTQINEYRFLKKFKELLKEHRPVIYIGMSSKISGTFNSSKLAAEEIMGEYKDADITVVDSKGASIGQGLLVHHAVDMAKKGHSKEDIVNWVEENKNKMNYWFVVEDLNHLKKGGRISSSKAVIGTLLDMKPIIAIHKDGTLKNVTNVRGKKKAFKYLIDRFREMTDFKENKLIGISHGYCLKDAETLKGMFQEEFPNNGFVVNPLGLGIGTHCGNGMVSLCFLGKTRDYEL, from the coding sequence ATGACAGATGCCAGCTGTGATATGCCGGAAAGTTATATATTGAAGAATAATATTCCCTTTTTAGGTCTTGTATGCCATTTTAATGGAAATGAGTACGAAGATGATTTTGGACATTCTTTGAGCTATAAAGAATTTTATACCGGACTTGAAAGCGGGGAGATGCCATATACAACACAGATAAATGAATACAGATTTCTGAAAAAGTTCAAAGAGCTTTTGAAAGAACATAGACCCGTAATATATATAGGGATGTCATCAAAGATAAGTGGAACTTTCAACAGCTCCAAGCTTGCAGCAGAAGAGATAATGGGCGAGTACAAAGATGCGGATATAACAGTAGTAGACAGCAAGGGAGCTTCTATAGGGCAGGGACTTTTGGTCCATCATGCAGTTGACATGGCAAAAAAGGGACACAGTAAAGAGGATATAGTCAACTGGGTGGAAGAAAACAAAAACAAGATGAATTATTGGTTCGTGGTGGAGGATTTGAACCATCTTAAAAAGGGAGGAAGAATATCTTCATCTAAAGCCGTAATTGGAACACTTCTGGATATGAAGCCCATAATAGCAATACATAAGGATGGCACCCTTAAAAATGTAACTAATGTAAGAGGAAAGAAAAAGGCGTTTAAATATCTTATAGACAGATTTAGGGAGATGACGGATTTTAAAGAAAATAAACTTATAGGAATATCCCATGGATATTGCCTAAAAGATGCCGAAACTTTAAAAGGGATGTTTCAAGAGGAATTCCCCAATAACGGATTTGTTGTGAATCCACTGGGGCTCGGCATAGGTACGCACTGTGGAAATGGTATGGTATCCCTTTGTTTTCTGGGAAAAACCAGAGATTATGAATTGTAG
- the hisZ gene encoding ATP phosphoribosyltransferase regulatory subunit: MENWNRYIPEGAKDLIFEECSKKVEIQTILRQTYIDAGFMEISSPLLEFYDVFNYDKTIFKQENMYKLFDKQGRMMVLRPDMTTPAVRISATKLKMAPHPLKLCYMENIYRQNENLNGKDIEIAQSGIEILGTESMKADVEIVTTAIRALLKCGLDDFKIELGQIDFFKSIIKEAKMDFEKEKLLKNYIENKNFTALENFIDENGYYIDEKYRCIFAELPKLFGDITILDRAASMTDNAGALDSIDNLRKIYMAVCDAGYEKYVSVDLGMIQNIDYYTGIIFRGYVQGVGDSILSGGRYDNLSRQFGDNECATGLAIDVNNIMKAIGSVEEYGTKKKKVLIYYADGNYKNAYSKAEKLRKQGAIVELSIFDDEDSAHRYFDSKGMDEFIVI, encoded by the coding sequence ATGGAAAACTGGAACAGATATATACCGGAGGGAGCCAAAGATCTTATTTTCGAGGAGTGCAGCAAAAAAGTCGAGATACAGACTATATTGAGACAAACCTATATTGATGCTGGTTTCATGGAAATATCGTCACCTCTTCTGGAATTTTATGATGTTTTTAATTATGATAAAACAATATTCAAGCAGGAGAATATGTATAAACTCTTTGACAAACAGGGCAGGATGATGGTACTAAGGCCTGATATGACTACGCCTGCAGTCAGGATTTCAGCTACAAAACTAAAGATGGCACCACACCCGCTGAAACTCTGCTATATGGAAAATATATATAGACAGAATGAAAACCTAAATGGCAAGGACATAGAAATTGCCCAATCAGGCATAGAAATACTGGGTACGGAAAGTATGAAGGCGGATGTGGAGATTGTCACGACTGCCATAAGAGCTCTTTTAAAATGCGGACTTGATGATTTCAAAATAGAGCTTGGTCAGATTGATTTCTTCAAGAGCATAATAAAAGAAGCTAAAATGGATTTTGAAAAAGAAAAACTACTTAAAAATTATATTGAAAATAAAAATTTTACGGCGCTTGAAAATTTTATTGATGAAAATGGATATTATATAGATGAAAAATATAGGTGCATATTTGCGGAGCTTCCAAAGTTGTTCGGGGATATCACCATTTTGGATAGGGCGGCATCTATGACGGACAACGCCGGAGCACTCGATTCCATCGATAACTTGAGAAAAATCTACATGGCAGTTTGTGATGCAGGTTATGAAAAGTACGTATCGGTTGATTTGGGAATGATACAAAATATTGACTATTACACCGGAATAATCTTCAGAGGTTATGTGCAGGGTGTAGGGGACAGCATATTAAGCGGGGGTAGATATGACAACCTGTCCAGACAATTTGGCGATAATGAGTGTGCCACAGGACTTGCCATAGATGTCAACAATATCATGAAAGCAATTGGCAGTGTGGAGGAATATGGGACTAAAAAGAAAAAAGTTCTTATATACTATGCTGACGGGAATTATAAAAATGCATATAGCAAGGCTGAAAAACTTAGAAAACAAGGTGCAATTGTAGAATTGAGCATCTTTGATGATGAAGACAGCGCACATAGATATTTCGATTCAAAGGGAATGGACGAATTTATAGTAATATAG
- the hisG gene encoding ATP phosphoribosyltransferase, whose protein sequence is MDNRKPLKIALTKGRIEKNAVEMFKAIGADCSGIENKGRKLIFHDDRYNMDFVLVKAPDVLTYVEHGVVDIGIVGKDTMMEFDKNCYEIMDLKFGKCKFALAGPKGKNFYEGYSRKKIATKYPHVARNYFKKLGCDIEIIKIEGSVELAPILGLSDAIVDIVETGTTLKENGLEVYSDICNISTRLIVNMASLKMKKDEIEDIVDNLKDEVARREQSMKLKEAIN, encoded by the coding sequence TTGGATAATAGAAAGCCTTTAAAAATAGCACTTACAAAGGGAAGAATAGAAAAAAATGCAGTAGAGATGTTCAAAGCAATAGGAGCAGACTGCAGTGGAATTGAAAACAAGGGAAGAAAGCTCATTTTCCATGATGACAGGTACAATATGGATTTTGTACTTGTAAAAGCCCCGGATGTACTAACCTATGTAGAACATGGAGTGGTGGATATAGGAATAGTCGGAAAAGATACTATGATGGAATTTGATAAAAACTGTTATGAAATAATGGATTTGAAATTTGGAAAATGCAAATTCGCCCTTGCAGGACCTAAAGGTAAAAACTTTTATGAGGGATACAGCAGAAAAAAAATAGCAACCAAATATCCTCATGTAGCAAGGAATTATTTTAAAAAATTGGGGTGCGATATCGAAATAATAAAGATAGAAGGTTCAGTAGAACTTGCCCCCATCCTCGGATTGTCCGACGCTATTGTGGATATAGTGGAGACAGGAACAACCTTGAAGGAAAATGGTCTTGAGGTTTACAGCGATATATGCAACATAAGTACAAGACTTATAGTAAATATGGCAAGCTTGAAGATGAAAAAGGATGAAATAGAGGATATAGTAGACAATTTGAAGGATGAAGTAGCGAGAAGAGAACAGTCAATGAAGTTGAAGGAGGCTATAAATTGA
- a CDS encoding VanW family protein — translation MFKRNYRMTFTAKILILQVILFSIGTIYGLVWKAYTDNRKWDNLIYYGVKVNGLHLNSRSIKEDEKLIEVQYIEPLMKEKISIQANGKIYTLKNSKLIKNYYIENKFDSQVGTEKGKLTLSERDKILKKGFSKLYDVVFIYDQTYMENVIGTIRSNVDKKPVDASIKTLNNWKIGINPDIKGYKLQKDKLEDEIKSRINSKNIHNVKIIAPVVEYGAYIDKNKLSLVNANIAHFSTNFSSSSYERAHNIELSSKLINDKLVMPGEIFSFNYCVGQRTRNRGFMEAPVIVGDKIDSGLGGGICQVSSTLYNAILRAGLVPAERAHHTIPPSYVGIGLDATVDWNNIDFKFRNTLKYPIYIESHTENGNIHINIYSNSNLLDRKYIVSNNIYEEIPPGTKVVNGFDIPEGESVIVQQGRNGYRSRVTRDIYENEKLVASEVISDDLYMAVPGVTKLGASISK, via the coding sequence ATGTTCAAAAGAAACTATCGAATGACTTTTACTGCAAAAATTTTGATTCTACAGGTAATACTTTTTTCCATAGGCACAATCTATGGATTAGTCTGGAAGGCATATACTGATAATAGAAAATGGGACAATCTGATATATTATGGTGTAAAGGTGAATGGGCTGCATTTGAACAGTAGAAGTATAAAAGAAGATGAAAAGCTGATTGAGGTTCAATATATAGAACCTTTGATGAAAGAAAAAATAAGCATACAGGCAAATGGCAAAATTTACACTTTGAAAAATTCCAAATTAATCAAAAACTATTATATTGAAAATAAATTTGATAGCCAGGTTGGCACTGAAAAAGGTAAACTGACATTGAGTGAAAGAGATAAAATTCTAAAAAAGGGATTTTCAAAATTATATGATGTAGTTTTTATCTATGATCAGACTTACATGGAGAATGTGATAGGTACTATAAGAAGCAATGTGGATAAAAAACCTGTTGATGCCAGTATTAAAACTCTGAATAATTGGAAAATAGGAATCAATCCTGATATCAAAGGTTATAAGCTGCAAAAAGACAAGCTTGAAGATGAAATAAAGAGCAGGATCAACAGTAAAAATATTCATAATGTAAAGATAATTGCACCGGTTGTAGAATATGGAGCTTATATTGACAAGAACAAACTTTCTTTGGTCAATGCAAATATAGCTCATTTCAGCACTAATTTCAGTTCATCATCTTATGAAAGAGCTCATAATATAGAGCTTTCTTCGAAGTTAATAAATGATAAACTTGTCATGCCTGGTGAAATTTTCAGCTTCAATTATTGTGTTGGACAGAGAACACGGAATAGAGGGTTTATGGAAGCACCGGTAATAGTAGGTGATAAAATTGATTCCGGTTTAGGTGGCGGAATTTGTCAAGTATCCAGTACTTTATACAATGCCATATTGAGGGCAGGACTTGTGCCTGCTGAAAGGGCACATCATACTATACCGCCTTCATATGTTGGCATAGGTTTGGATGCTACGGTTGACTGGAACAATATAGATTTTAAATTTAGAAATACTTTGAAGTATCCTATTTATATAGAATCACATACCGAAAATGGAAACATACATATAAACATATACTCAAATTCAAACCTGCTGGATAGAAAATATATTGTTTCAAATAATATTTATGAAGAAATACCACCAGGTACTAAAGTCGTAAATGGTTTTGACATACCTGAAGGCGAATCTGTCATTGTTCAACAAGGCCGCAATGGATACAGATCCCGAGTTACAAGGGATATTTATGAAAATGAAAAATTAGTTGCATCTGAAGTTATTTCAGATGATCTGTATATGGCAGTTCCAGGTGTAACTAAATTAGGAGCTTCAATATCCAAATAA
- a CDS encoding iron-containing alcohol dehydrogenase, with the protein MSRFTLPRDIYFGENSLGELKNLEGNKAVIVVGGGSMKRFGFLDRVEEYLKEAGIEIKLIEGVEPDPSVETVMDGAKVMREFKPDWIVAIGGGSPIDAAKAMWIFYEYPDFTFEKAVVPFGIPKLRQKARFLAIPSTSGTASEVTAFSVITDYKSKIKYPLADFNLTPDVAIIDPALAQTMPKKLTAHTGMDALTHAIEAYVAGLHSDFSDPLAIHAIVMINRYLLKSYEGDKEARGHMHIAQCLAGMAFSNALLGITHSMAHKTGAVFHIPHGCANAIFLPYVIDFNKKACEERYASIAKVLKLPGNTNNELIDFLTELIRKMNKKMDIPSTIKDYGISENDFNENLDYISHNAIKDACTGSNPREITESEMKRLFQYIYNGQKVDF; encoded by the coding sequence ATGTCAAGATTTACATTACCAAGAGATATTTATTTTGGAGAAAATTCCCTAGGTGAACTTAAAAATTTAGAAGGCAACAAAGCAGTAATAGTTGTAGGTGGAGGCTCTATGAAAAGATTTGGATTTTTGGATAGAGTCGAAGAATATTTGAAAGAAGCAGGTATCGAAATAAAGTTAATAGAAGGTGTTGAGCCTGATCCATCTGTTGAAACCGTTATGGATGGCGCTAAAGTTATGAGAGAGTTCAAACCTGACTGGATAGTTGCCATAGGCGGTGGGTCCCCGATTGATGCAGCAAAAGCAATGTGGATATTCTATGAATACCCGGATTTTACTTTTGAAAAGGCAGTAGTTCCATTTGGAATTCCAAAGTTGAGACAGAAAGCAAGATTTCTGGCAATACCTTCTACAAGCGGAACTGCCAGTGAAGTAACTGCTTTTTCTGTAATAACAGATTATAAATCAAAAATCAAATATCCACTTGCCGATTTCAATTTAACTCCAGATGTAGCAATAATAGATCCTGCTCTTGCACAAACTATGCCGAAAAAGCTTACAGCACATACTGGAATGGATGCACTTACGCATGCAATAGAAGCATACGTTGCAGGATTGCATTCTGATTTCTCAGATCCACTTGCTATTCATGCAATAGTCATGATCAATAGATATTTACTTAAGTCATATGAAGGAGATAAAGAGGCCAGAGGCCATATGCATATAGCACAATGTCTGGCAGGAATGGCATTTTCAAATGCACTTCTTGGAATAACACACAGTATGGCACATAAGACAGGGGCAGTATTTCATATACCGCATGGATGTGCAAATGCTATATTCCTTCCTTATGTTATAGATTTTAATAAAAAAGCATGTGAAGAAAGATATGCAAGTATAGCTAAGGTACTTAAACTTCCAGGAAACACTAATAATGAGCTGATAGATTTCTTAACTGAACTGATTAGAAAAATGAATAAAAAAATGGATATTCCTTCTACTATCAAAGATTATGGGATAAGTGAAAATGATTTTAATGAAAATCTTGATTATATATCCCATAATGCCATTAAAGATGCCTGCACCGGATCCAATCCAAGGGAAATAACAGAGTCGGAAATGAAAAGATTATTTCAATATATTTATAACGGACAAAAAGTTGATTTCTAA
- a CDS encoding phosphoribosylformylglycinamidine synthase — protein sequence MNIRRLFVEKKTEFNIEARALLKDIRESLGIDGVKNIRVINRYDIGNIEDSEYEKLKYTVFSEKTVDVVYDEDIPDIGQNRIFAVEYLPGQYDQRADSASQCIQILTQKEKTDVLSSKVYVIEGNITDEEFSNIKNYCINPVDSREASLEKPAVMEENVELPQDVEILNGFVDKTEEELIEFLGEKGLAMSLEDLEFCRDYFKNEEKRNPTITEIKVIDTYWSDHCRHTTFMTELKNIKIEEGKFSAPIKASYDDYLQFRSELKRQDKPLCLMDIATIAMKKLKTEGKLENLDESEEINACSILVDADIDGRTEKWLVMFKNETHNHPTEIEPFGGAATCIGGAIRDPLSGRSYVYQAMRVTGSGDPTVDLKSTLDGKLPQKKITTGAAQGYSSYGNQIGLATGLVSEIYDPGYVAKRMEIGAVVGAVPAENVVRRRPEASDIVILLGGRTGRDGCGGATGSSKKHTEKSILTSGAEVQKGNPVTERKLQRLFRKPEVSTLIKRCNDFGAGGVSVAIGELAEGLDINLDLVPKKYEGLDGTELAISESQERMAVVVSKDDRDRFIKYAEEENLEATAVAVVTDTGRMRLYWREKLIVDLSRKFIDTNGVRAEADVLVKLPNKSSSYFNKNRYSRKGESLKKRWFDMLGQLNACSQKGLVERFDSTIGAGTILMPFGGKYQLTKIDAMAAKLPVLSGNTNTATIMSYGYNPDIAKWSPFHGAVYAVCESVAKIVAAGGKASDIRLTFQEYFGSPQKEPERWGKPFSALLGALYAQEKFNIAAIGGKDSMSGTFKDMDVPPTLVSFAITTENADVIISPEFKQTGSSIVIVPTAIDEYGMPDFEMMNKYYEIIHSLIEQGIVISAEAVKDMGIAHTVSNMSFGNRIGIKFSDELDTEELFFPYYGSIIVEIDKDADVENVLKNIDYKLIGATHIDETIEFKGESISIDDMIEAWSKTLEKVFPMKTEENGGKIEPISFKKENCVSPAVKIAKPRVFIPVFPGTNCEYDSERAFIRAGAEVDTLVLRNLNVRQIEESIDEIVDRINNSQIIMFPGGFSAGDEPDGSGKFIADVFRNPKIKSAVEDLLNRRDGLMLGICNGFQALIKLGLVPFGDIRDIKGDYPTLTYNKIGRHISRIVNTRICSNLSPWFNNVNVGDIHSIAISHGEGRFIAPENMIKKLIDNGQIATQYVDFEGNPSYEDEFNPNGSFYAVEGITSPDGRILGKMGHSERIGKNVIKNIKGDKDQKIFEAGVGYFKL from the coding sequence ATGAATATTAGAAGATTATTTGTGGAAAAAAAGACGGAATTCAATATAGAAGCACGGGCGCTTTTGAAGGACATAAGGGAAAGTCTTGGCATTGACGGCGTAAAAAATATCAGGGTAATAAACAGATACGATATTGGAAATATAGAAGATTCTGAATATGAAAAGTTGAAATATACCGTATTCTCGGAAAAAACAGTAGATGTTGTTTATGATGAAGACATACCAGATATAGGACAAAATAGAATTTTTGCAGTTGAATATCTTCCCGGCCAGTATGATCAGAGAGCTGATTCAGCTTCACAGTGTATTCAGATATTAACCCAAAAAGAAAAAACTGATGTATTATCTTCCAAAGTATACGTAATCGAAGGAAATATAACGGATGAAGAATTCAGCAATATAAAAAATTACTGTATAAATCCGGTGGATTCCAGAGAGGCTTCCCTTGAAAAGCCTGCTGTGATGGAGGAAAATGTGGAGCTGCCGCAGGATGTTGAAATTTTAAATGGGTTTGTAGATAAGACAGAGGAAGAACTAATTGAATTTTTAGGAGAAAAGGGACTTGCAATGAGTCTTGAGGACCTTGAATTTTGCAGGGACTACTTTAAAAATGAGGAAAAGAGAAATCCTACCATAACTGAAATAAAAGTCATAGATACATATTGGTCGGATCACTGCAGACATACTACCTTCATGACGGAATTGAAAAATATAAAGATAGAGGAAGGAAAGTTTTCCGCCCCTATTAAGGCTTCCTATGATGATTATCTTCAATTCAGAAGTGAGTTGAAAAGGCAGGATAAACCTCTTTGTCTCATGGATATTGCAACCATTGCCATGAAAAAATTAAAAACTGAAGGAAAGCTTGAGAATCTTGATGAGTCTGAAGAGATAAATGCCTGCAGTATATTGGTGGACGCTGATATAGATGGAAGAACGGAAAAATGGCTTGTAATGTTTAAAAATGAAACCCATAACCACCCAACGGAGATAGAACCATTTGGAGGTGCGGCAACATGTATAGGCGGTGCAATAAGAGATCCTCTGTCAGGAAGATCATATGTATACCAGGCCATGAGAGTTACAGGAAGTGGAGATCCCACAGTAGATTTAAAATCAACTCTCGATGGAAAACTTCCACAAAAAAAGATAACTACAGGTGCAGCCCAGGGTTATAGTTCCTATGGAAATCAGATAGGACTCGCTACAGGACTTGTAAGTGAGATATATGATCCCGGTTATGTTGCAAAGAGAATGGAAATAGGTGCTGTAGTAGGCGCTGTACCAGCAGAAAATGTAGTTAGAAGGAGACCGGAAGCATCTGATATTGTCATACTCCTCGGCGGGAGAACTGGAAGGGATGGCTGTGGTGGAGCTACGGGGTCTTCTAAAAAGCATACTGAAAAAAGCATATTGACATCTGGAGCCGAGGTTCAAAAAGGAAATCCAGTTACTGAAAGAAAGCTTCAGAGGCTTTTCAGAAAACCTGAAGTAAGCACACTTATAAAGAGGTGCAACGATTTTGGAGCCGGGGGTGTATCTGTTGCAATAGGAGAACTTGCAGAAGGACTGGATATAAATCTTGATCTTGTACCTAAGAAATACGAGGGATTGGATGGAACCGAACTTGCAATATCCGAGTCACAGGAGCGTATGGCAGTTGTAGTCTCAAAGGATGACAGGGATAGATTTATAAAGTATGCAGAAGAGGAGAATCTGGAGGCAACTGCAGTGGCGGTAGTTACGGATACTGGAAGAATGAGGCTTTACTGGAGAGAAAAGCTTATTGTCGATTTGAGCAGAAAATTTATAGATACCAACGGAGTCAGGGCGGAGGCAGATGTACTTGTAAAATTGCCGAATAAATCTTCATCATATTTTAATAAAAACAGATACAGTAGAAAAGGGGAATCTTTAAAGAAGAGATGGTTCGACATGCTTGGACAATTGAATGCATGCAGCCAGAAGGGACTTGTTGAAAGATTTGACAGCACTATAGGTGCAGGCACAATCCTGATGCCCTTTGGCGGTAAATATCAGCTGACAAAGATAGATGCCATGGCGGCAAAACTTCCTGTACTTTCCGGAAATACGAATACAGCAACTATAATGAGTTATGGATATAATCCGGATATAGCAAAATGGAGTCCTTTCCATGGTGCCGTATATGCAGTGTGTGAATCGGTGGCAAAAATAGTGGCTGCAGGGGGAAAAGCATCTGATATAAGACTTACATTTCAAGAATATTTTGGAAGTCCTCAAAAGGAGCCCGAGAGATGGGGAAAACCATTTTCCGCACTGCTTGGTGCACTCTATGCCCAGGAAAAATTCAATATAGCGGCTATAGGAGGCAAGGACAGTATGTCGGGAACTTTCAAGGATATGGATGTTCCGCCAACTCTAGTATCTTTTGCCATAACTACTGAAAATGCAGATGTTATAATATCGCCTGAATTCAAACAGACAGGAAGCAGCATAGTTATTGTACCGACAGCTATAGATGAATATGGAATGCCGGATTTTGAGATGATGAACAAGTACTATGAAATTATACATTCACTTATTGAACAGGGAATTGTAATATCCGCAGAGGCAGTTAAGGATATGGGAATAGCACATACTGTCAGCAATATGAGTTTTGGAAACAGGATAGGAATTAAATTTTCAGATGAACTGGATACAGAAGAGTTGTTTTTCCCGTATTACGGTTCAATAATAGTAGAAATTGATAAAGATGCAGATGTAGAAAATGTGTTGAAGAATATCGATTATAAATTAATTGGAGCTACACATATTGATGAAACCATAGAATTCAAGGGTGAAAGTATTTCTATAGATGACATGATAGAAGCATGGAGCAAAACTCTGGAAAAAGTGTTCCCTATGAAGACAGAAGAAAACGGCGGTAAAATAGAGCCAATAAGCTTTAAAAAAGAGAATTGTGTATCACCAGCTGTCAAAATTGCAAAACCACGAGTTTTCATACCTGTATTTCCTGGAACCAATTGTGAGTATGATTCTGAAAGGGCATTTATAAGGGCGGGAGCTGAAGTCGATACTCTGGTTCTTAGAAATTTGAATGTAAGACAGATAGAAGAATCTATAGATGAAATAGTGGATAGAATAAACAATTCGCAGATAATTATGTTCCCCGGAGGATTCAGTGCAGGTGATGAACCGGATGGATCAGGTAAATTTATAGCGGATGTATTTAGAAATCCAAAGATAAAATCTGCTGTCGAGGATCTTTTGAATAGAAGAGACGGGCTTATGCTTGGAATATGCAATGGCTTTCAGGCACTTATAAAGCTTGGCCTGGTGCCATTTGGGGATATAAGAGACATAAAGGGCGATTACCCTACTCTTACATATAACAAAATAGGGCGACATATTTCACGCATAGTAAATACGAGGATATGTTCAAACCTGTCACCATGGTTCAACAATGTAAATGTAGGAGATATACATTCGATTGCCATATCTCATGGAGAAGGAAGATTTATTGCCCCTGAAAACATGATCAAGAAGCTCATAGACAATGGGCAGATAGCAACACAGTATGTTGATTTTGAGGGAAATCCAAGCTATGAAGATGAGTTTAATCCAAACGGATCTTTCTATGCTGTTGAAGGAATAACCAGTCCGGATGGAAGAATACTTGGAAAAATGGGGCATTCGGAAAGAATAGGAAAAAATGTAATAAAAAACATTAAGGGAGATAAAGATCAGAAGATATTTGAAGCTGGCGTAGGTTATTTCAAGCTTTGA